From the Cloeon dipterum chromosome 4, ieCloDipt1.1, whole genome shotgun sequence genome, the window CTTTGACTGTACAAAATATTCACTAGGATCTAGTTTTCCCTTGCCTGTTAGCGTAGGAtttcccttttatttattatttatcggtgttaataaaataaaatatatttaatcgcTTACCAGCAGGGTGTTTAAATCGTTAAAGGAGACGTTAAATGCAAATAGCGTAGTAACTatctcataatttaaataaatgtctaGGATCAGCGGAAAACCTTGAAGGTAAATAGAAATTCCCTGATTGCAGTTTTTTTGCTAGCTTTAAGAGCAATAATATTGTAATTATAAAGTTCTTGTGTTACGCCTGCACGCGGAAATTCCGAGTAAGGTGCACACGTCGGCACCTGTGTCCCACGTGATGCGAGAGTTAAGCTGAATGAGACGCAAAATTGCCCTTTGAGCACCAGCTATCTCGATGAGTGAGTCGCGAGATAGTGGGGACCGGTggtgctgcggcggcggctgctgacCTTGATGCACGAGAGCTGCACTGCATTTGTGAAAAAGCCGTCTCAGTGGTCGCACGAAATGTGGAAGAAGATCGTCACCTGGCTGGTGGTACGTGCGATCGCCCTTTTCTACACATGGCTGCTAGCCCTGTTCTACGTGTGGAAGTACGTGACCAACCCCGGAGTCAAGTTCTGGCGCGTGCAGCGCCGCGAGACACCTCCTGATTGCCTGTCCGACCCGGCGTACGGCCAGCACGCGTACGTGCAACTTAAGGTTCGTGCGTTCCAGTCTTCCAAACGAGATCAATACTCGCATTAATCCGGGATAAATCTTAACAGCGTTCTCGCGATGCTGCGGGACCAAGCGTCATCATCGTCATACATTCTTCGTAAGAAAGTTAGAATCATATAGACACACCTTTGTTGGGTCAGATAGACATATTTCACGACGGAGTTTTAAATAGCTAGCTTGCATTCAGATATAGGCCCatggttttgatttttagtcCTAGCCAAGTAGGTCAAATTGCGTTAGACTCTAGGCGAAGGCTGTTGTACAAGGTTAGTTTTATGGCCGCTGTACGGTTAATTccaacacacgcgcgcgctgatggataaaattcaattgggATGTTTTCTCTTCGTCGAGACGTCTTGCGGCTTTCTGTTTTCTGCGGTAACTTACTTCCGTATTAGATAGTAAAACACggtctttcaattttttggtttcGTTTTAGTGCTTGGTTTAAATTCAAGCAATCTtactatataattttttaaaattaaaatcttcaaaagTAAAGACACGACACCTTTGTCCTTTTGATTGGCCATGAATTGATATAGGCACACATATAACTTACATGGactaaataatcatttttacgatttttaccGGCAACGTCgacaagttttaattaaaattctaaatttcccaAATATAGATGTGAGTCGACAATATCATGTGTATAAAAGATAATGAGCCCGAACAATTtaacaaagataaaaatgagcaTATAGGTCGAAGCTCAAGGGAATTCCAAaggcaatttgaaataaaaatgctacgAATGTTGATACAAGTAGGAAATAGCAAACCACCTATTTTTGGCTAGTATAAAAACAGATTAAAGAAAATGCGGAACTGAatcacgaattaaaaaaaggatttttatttcaggatgTCAAGCTGCACTATGTGGAAAAGGGAGACAAGTCAAAGGAGCTCATGCTTTTCGTGCACGGCTTCCCAGAATTCTGGTACTCGTGGCGTAACCAAATAAAGGAATTCTCCAAGGATTACTGGTAATTATCAAATTGCAGGACGGATTAAAAGAAACTGATTCTGAACCAATTTAGGGTTGTGGCAGTTGACCTTCGAGGCTATGGCGATTCCGAAAAACCTCGGGGCCTTGACGCATACAAGCTCAACACACTCGTTGATGACCTGAGACAACTCATCTTGGCTCTCCGTACGCTTCATCCATAATTcatatatattcattttttattctatattGTTGGCTTTGCAGAAAAGAAGGACTGCATTTTAGTTTCTCATGATTGGGGCGCAGTAATTTCATGGTACTTTGTCATGACTAACCCGCAACTCGTGTCCAAGTACGTCATTATGAACCTGCCTCATCCCGAAATTATCAGAAAGAATCCATCGATAAAACAGTTCTTCATGTCCTGGTACGTAAGCATGTGCGGTTTAAGTGTAAAGCGTGTAAAGCTGTTTTTGTTAACAGTTTAAAcggatttgtaaattttaggcTTTTATGCTCCGATTTTGAGTACAAGACTTTCGCTGTCtattctttatttcttttcttttttgcaaatatgtattttatataCTGAACATCAAAATCTATTCCCGCTGATCGCGGTTggaatgaaacaaattatatttcatctTTGCAgtcatcaaattaaatttcccaaacagattattttgaaagtcaAACCaacttttttcctcaaaaatataaaaaaaccagCAAGAAGAATGAAACAGAAAACTATTGAAAatggcattaaattttcaaatgaatttgtgGCCCTATCTGTTGATTACCACTTAGAACCCTAAAGACTTGCGCTATTGGCGCTTAGTCcgcagatattaattttattgtacgATTCCAGGTACATGTTCTTTTTCCAACTTCCGTTTTTGCCTGAGCTGTATATAAGCAGCTATGACTTCTACGGGTTTGCTAAAATGCTCAGGGCTGGAAAGGGAATAAACTCAAAGGTCACGGCTGAGGACATCGAGGCCTTCAAGTATACTTTTGGGAAACCAGGTATGATTTAAGCAGTTACCAAAAATAGGCTTATATAATTAACCTACTTTGCAAATTCCAGGGGCACTCACGGGGCCAATCAACTATTATAGAAGCAATGTATTCCACACAGATGGGCTGAAAGGATTGAATGCCAAACCAAAGTACATGCCCCCCGGTTTACTAATCTTTGGGGCAgaagataaatatattgacGTCCGTAACGTAGAATTAACTGAAAAGTTTGTCCCGAAACTGCAGACAAAAATCCTTAAACGAGGAAACCATTTCATCCAGCAAGACGAGCCTGGCGCAGTGAATGACGCGATGCACGAATTTTTGAAGTCATTTTAGTTTTCATAGCAGTTCAACTCATCCTGTCTCCACATTCCTATAAATATGTATGAATCGCCCCACATTCTGTGTCAGTCCAATAAAGTGTACGAGTTGTCAAATAATGTAACATGTTTGTTCTATCTTTAATAtatgtaacaaaaaattgggTGATATATTTACAGTTTCTCATTATGGCACTACAACAGCTTCAGTCCCTTCACCAGCGACTCCACCTCCCCAGGGCCGACCCCGAGGGCAGTGACGGTTCCGGGCGCGACTTGCGTATGACCGGCATCTCTAATCAAAACTGTGTTGAAACCCAGCGTCATAGCTTTTGCATGCAGGTCAAACATGTCAAGTTCACTCTCGCACTTTAGCACAATctgcaagaaaatttaatgataataatttttagactaCTCAGAAGCAGacattatttcatcatttcatttattaattggaTAACTGGACTATTCAAACTCAAGCCATAATATAATAAGACAATTTAAGAAGCTTTGACGggtgacaaaaatattgaaatgttagaatttaaataaaataactctttTGTCCCCATCTTAAACAGCatcaagattaaattatttacatactTTTGGTTCTCCAACCATCTCCCATTTGGCTAGGAGCTCAGGAGTGTCACGAAGAGCTTGTCTGTAGCATCCAACAGCAGCATGGCAACACTgagcagcaatttttcctgTTCAAACAGCTACTATAACTGCATGAAGcagtgcaaattttgaaaccaaCCTTTTTTCATCTGCAAATCAGTTCTGACCACAAGGGCCATCTTGAGCCCGTGGAAGAAAATTTTGGTCATCTTCTACACCTGTTTGCTATTGTGCTCCTGCTGCTTCTTGGTGTATTCGGCCATGCACTCACGGAACTCTTGGACTTCCTTCTGGCACTGACGCCAGTCTTGCTTGAAAACAATGCAGTCCTGCAACGAGAAACGACATGTTACTTTTGCAACGATACGTATTatacattcattttattgtaatgACGTAACAAGTACTTGTGTGTGAATAGCAAACAAGTCAGTGCGGGGGATTTGTTGCATCACGTCGTGACCCATATTATAGTATCATTGCAGAGGAGTGTCAAGACGTAATGCAGAAAACAAGCTATTTAATATCACGTAACTCAAAGAAGGATATAAGggttattatattttattttagttttttttaaatttaaataaagcagaaaattttatttgaaggtTGACTTTGAgtgtatttataaaatcatCGCTCAATTAATTCTAGTGAGAAGAATCCCCtaggtaatttaaagtttcaatTCTAGTGACAAGGAAAGTCAAATCGtcccaaaaaattttaattcaaaaaataaaattttatttcataaaatcagATGTATTGAGAAAActtataagttttaaatttgtatttcaacCTGAATTTTATGATGAAGCTGTATACAACCAGTCTTCTTTAGCATGCCCTCAACAGGGTCATCCACATCACTCGGATCTGCTGACTTTTGGTGAACACTGACAGAGGGTGGGCTCATTCTTCAGTTCAACGCCATGCCTATGACTACAGTTTGTTATTTGCACAACATCTTATCGAAAAGACAAGGAATAATCACCCCTGCAGTAAAACAAGACGCCACGAGGCCTTCAAGGACCGCAAATTAGCAGCTTACGTGCGGCCGGCTGCGAGAGTTGCTCTGCTCTTGGTGCTATTTTCGCCCAACAGCTGCAGCGAGCTGAGCGAGCTGCAGTGAAGAGATCATAATAAACAAACATGGCCGCCATCGCAGCACGAGGGTTCTGCCGGGTTATCACAAATCGGCCCTTTTTCGCCCGCGTTGCTGTCCACAGGTGCCGTTCCGATGGGGCAAACGTTGGTCAAGATCACGAGGCACCGACcgataataaaaaactgaGTGGATTCGCCAAATCTTTCCAAAGACAGTTCAAAACCGAAGACGAGAAGAGTGTGCTCGAGCCAGAGCAAGTGGTCTCTTTCGCGAATCTGCtgagaaattccaaatttgttGATGTAGGATTTTATCCATTATTTATCAAgttgcttgtttatttattttttaattttagctcgGAGACCCAAAAGGCAAGGTAGTGGTTGGAAACATTTACCACATAGTTGGAGATGATCTGTACATCGACTTTGGTTTCAAATTCCCTTGTGTTTGCACTCGGCCAGCAAGAAATGGAGAGTAAGAAATAGTCACGATTCTCTAATTTAATGCTCTATTAACCACTCCCCCAATTCAGTGCCTTTGTCCGTGGCGCCAAAGTGAGGTTGCGTATCAACGAACTGGAGCTGTCTTCAAGATTTTTGGGATCAAACAGGGACATGACTCTTTTAGAAGCAGATTGCACACTCCTCGGTTTAGTCTATTCGCCAGCACAGTCAAGGGATTCGGGTGCTACAGCGCCAAAAACCGTTCAGTAATATTTTGTAggtacataaattaaatataaataaaatgtttctcaaATGTAAAGGATCAaccagatattttattttcatctcctCTTGTACATACAAGGTTTGAGCTTTAACTGTGGAAGTTTTTTCTTCGCATCTATGGAAAGTGTCTTCTTGAAATCCAGGAAGTAGAAGTAGGTTTTCGTCAAATTCTTGGAAGCCAGCTTGAAGCCATGTTTCGTTACTCCGTAAATGAAGCTGTTCAGACCCTTTTCTCCGTCAAATCTGCTCTCCACCTctgcaattttcaaagttcccctgaaataaattatcagagACATTATTAATTGTGATGACAATTAGTTTCCCTCCCTTTAGCGGGGAAAGTTTCTgctaactaaaataaaattgttagtaaattaatttaccctGGTTTGAGCACTCGATTGGCCTCCAAGATGAACTCGGAGAGGTTTGTTCCCATCAGAGAGAGACAAAAGACAGCGATGTCTACAGAGGAATTAGGCAAAGGTGTGTGTGTCATATCACAAACGGTGACATTTTCGTTCATGGCAACCAGATCAAATGAATGGACTTTGTTCTGGACACTAAAAGAAAGGCGCGCGTCCCCGCACCCAAAGTCTGCAATGACCAAGTCGCTGCctctgaaatatttgtttcaataaatcaaaatttagtgGTACTAAAAATTATGTACTTCTTTTTTATGTTGGCAATGATCAAGTCCAAAGGATTGAATTCCCATTGCTGAACTTGCTGTTGAAATCCTTCGTGATAGGCCGTGAACGCCTCAGGATTCTTGGTAAACATTTTAATGGACTTTGATCCTTCTGCCGTGTAGAGTTGTTCGTTTAAAAACCTATAATCTGATTATTAATCAACCCGCAACAAAAATTGGtagtacaaaattaaattattctcaaaGAGTGATTTCATTATCACATTTTGTGTCAGCAAAAAATGGATAATAATTGTacgagttcattttttttatctcagcaATAAATAACGGTTTTACAATTCACGTACACAAATTATGTTTAgatagaaatataattatttggtaagtttttgtttcaatatccTTGTTGCATAAAATCTTATTGCTTTTATTAACTATGTAGATTATTTGTATTAGTGAGTTCCATGAGGTACCTATTaacgtaatttttatttttttaagaaacaagggaaataagaaataataatatgaacTTATTACCTAAAATGAGCACCGTGTAGCCTTTCCATCATTCTTTCACGCAAACTGGTAGGAgcttcatttttctttgaggTGAGTTCACTTTTTTTGGTTTCGTTGACCCACTCCTGAActttttcaatctttttattggcagttttagtttttgctggttttgttttctctttaagcatattttggaatttgtgATTCGCCACTTTAAACTTCTGTTCCTTGCCAACAGTCTTTTGGACAgttttcgcattttttctcttcctgtTTTTTCCCATGTCGTATCTGAAGCCACAACCTAAAATGTTTGAGCTTaagattattatattattttgagcGTATCTAAATAATGCtttgattatttatgtatGTCAATCGATCAATTGCGTTAATTATACTCACTTATGTATTGTCCTGTTTATGATATTTCTTCACTTTAGACAATAATAATCACGTGCGTTTAAtgctcaaaagtttgcttgTTGTGAGTGTGAGTAAACTTGTGATGACCACAGCCCCACAGCTGGCCCAGTCACTGAAGCCAaccttatttgaaaaaaaaaataatataattttactctaATTTCTGGcttttaaactcaaaattttttaagatttatgtattgattttattacaatcattatattagatttttattaagtaaatttatttcaagcagTCCAGCTATTTTGGAATGGTTGTTTTTTCAATGGTTGGCAACATTGCAACGGGCTGAAAACAAGATAATATACGAGACATGGATCAGCTGCACAAGTTGCAATATTTAGCTGAtctattttgatcaaattataGGTATAGAAATTGGAGCTAGCGTCGTCGAATAGAATGAACGTCGCAAGAACAAGCGCACTAATGCACAACAGCACAGAAGAACCCAATCGGCCCTTCAGCCTTCGGGAAGGAGGCCAGCCCGAGATGCGGCGCAGGTCTGGATCTTGGTCTGGTGCCAACGAGAGCGAGGAGGGTGCGTAGATGCACTTTTTACCATATCTTAACCAGTTACATGTGATTTTATATAATACTCTTATTTTGTCGCAGAACTAGAGGCAATGAACTTAGCGAGAAACAACCGCCTGTTAATCAACGACAGCACTGTCACCGAACACGGCAGCTCAGTTTCTCAGGCTGAGGAGAAAATGCGGAGAAAGCTGCGTTTCTTCTTCATGAATCCGATTGAAAAGTGGCAAGCCAAGAGAAGATTCCCTTTTAAGTTCATAGTTCAGCTTATTAAGATTGTCCTTGTCACAGCCCAAGTAATGCATTACTGTCCCAAATTTTGATGATACTGATTCAGTGGCTTTATTTTGCAGTTATGGTGGTTTGCCAAAGGTCGATACGGCCACATCAACTACACTTGGGACAATCGAATTTCCTTTTCTCACCTTTTCCTTCGGGACTGGGACCCAATGAGGGAGGTGGACACCTATCCTCCTGCCACAGGTCCAATGGCTCTCTACAAAATTGACGAGTTTTTCGACACAATCGATTTCGCCGCTCTTGGAGTAATTTTCATCGAATTCTCCTGTGACGTTTAATTAACAATGGATTTACAGTATGCAAACTTGACGAATTCAATCGGGCCTTACTTTTATCCTACAATAGACAACACTATCACTCCTATGGAGTTTTGCATGAGGAACTACAAAGAAGGCATCATTTTTGGTTTCAACGAAAGCTATGTTTTCAACAGTGAAATTGTTGAGAGTAATTTTATCTGTCCTCATTGAATGAAGTGGTTAACAATTTGTCTTAAGGCTGTGTCAACTTGACTTTTCCTGTGAACGCAACTGAGTTTTCAAGTGCCGAATACTTGAGCAAAAAGAATGTCAGCATCAATTTTTCTGCGCTTGTCTCTGCCAGCTTGAACTTTGCGATCAAGACAGTGAATTTCAGATCAGCTGGACCTATTTCCCCGCCTGACTGCTACAGATTTGATATAGAGGTAAGTGACTGTTAAATTCAACTTGTTATTTTGATGAGCTAACagttcaataattaaaaaaaaaatgtctgcTGAAGAACATTATcatgaatataaataattaatctcatGAACTATTTCCAATATATCATTCCAGATTGATTTTGACAATTCAGATCATGATGGCCAAATGATGCTCTCATTGGACGCACAAGCAACTCGCCTCTATTGCAATGGAGTCGCCaaatataattgtaatttgaattcacAACCATTTCCAAACACGCCCttgattattttctattcAGCTGACAATATGGTCGGGTCAGTTCTTCGCACCTTGATGAACGTGACAGTCATTGTAATTTGCAGCATTTCACTAATCCTGTGCAGCAGAGCTTTGATCAGAGCACAGCAACTGAAATGGGTAAGCTGTGGGGTGAAACTCTGGCTGTTCTTATGTTGGTGATCAATCAGGAAACAGTGAGATTCTTCAAAACCACTTACGGAAAAGAGCTTAGCTCCAAGGGCAAGATGGAATTCATCAACTTCTGGTACATCATGATCATTGCGAATGACCTTCTTATCATTTCTGGTTCTGCGATCAAAGAAGAAATCGAGAGAAAAGTACGGgttggtaaaattaattgactttACAATACTTGCGCCTCAAAACTCGTCAaacttttctttgaaattaactgTGAACCTTGCAGCAATTTGGCGGCGATCAGTGGAATATCTGCAGCCTTCTTCTTGGAACAGGAAACCTTCTGGTTTGGTTTGGCGTGCTCCGCTATCTGGGATTTTTCAAGACTTATAATGTAacttttggaattaaatcattaatcTTTGGGtgtaaaaagttttgatttacttttttcaGGTATTGATCTTGACCCTCCAGAGAGCAGCACCGCGAGTGGCCAGGTTTTCCTTGTGCGCTCTTATAATTTACGCTGGATTCACTTTTTGTGGGTGGCTCATCTTAGGACCGTATCACATGAAGGTAAATTGttgtaatttattacaaattgttGATAACGTTTTCAAAAGGGTAGATTTTCTGTCCTttatgttgtatttttttatttgggatATTGTACTTTTAAATCGCTAAAATCCATCTTATTTGCTTCCCTGCTTGTGattgaaatctaatttaaatcaaaaagatATTCCAAAATcccctttaaatatttaggatttattgaataaaaaaaaaattgaggagTGACAGCtacgttttgaaatttttaagtacaTATATACATGACAACCGCTTAAAGTGACCCAAAAGTTAGtgttttaattgaagaatgatTAAGCAACCAAGACAAGAACATGTGGGGAGCAATCTTGCTGAGTTGTTGGTTGGAATTCAATACCGTTGTTATAAAACATGTCACTTAACTGTTGCTGTTAATGCATTATCAGAAttccaaatatatttcaaaagataCTTagtgaaaaaacaatttgtagtGTATTCCAATAAGTATTCCAATAATCctgtgttttaaaattgagaaatgtGTCTTTTTGAAATCACTGCCTCAAACAAGCACTCAGCCTAACTCCCCAGGAAATTTCcaggtttgaattatttaatactgGTATTTCAAAAGCAATCAAGCCCATGCTCACACTTCTCAATTATTGgttaagataaattttcatcaactAGCaactaatttaatcaaatttaattttatcaattgatattttcagTTCCGCTCATTGTCTACGACCTCTGAATGCCTCTTCTCACTGATT encodes:
- the LOC135942480 gene encoding peptidyl-tRNA hydrolase 2, mitochondrial, whose product is MTKIFFHGLKMALVVRTDLQMKKGKIAAQCCHAAVGCYRQALRDTPELLAKWEMVGEPKIVLKCESELDMFDLHAKAMTLGFNTVLIRDAGHTQVAPGTVTALGVGPGEVESLVKGLKLL
- the LOC135942476 gene encoding epoxide hydrolase 4-like; protein product: MHESCTAFVKKPSQWSHEMWKKIVTWLVVRAIALFYTWLLALFYVWKYVTNPGVKFWRVQRRETPPDCLSDPAYGQHAYVQLKDVKLHYVEKGDKSKELMLFVHGFPEFWYSWRNQIKEFSKDYWVVAVDLRGYGDSEKPRGLDAYKLNTLVDDLRQLILALQKKDCILVSHDWGAVISWYFVMTNPQLVSKYVIMNLPHPEIIRKNPSIKQFFMSWYMFFFQLPFLPELYISSYDFYGFAKMLRAGKGINSKVTAEDIEAFKYTFGKPGALTGPINYYRSNVFHTDGLKGLNAKPKYMPPGLLIFGAEDKYIDVRNVELTEKFVPKLQTKILKRGNHFIQQDEPGAVNDAMHEFLKSF
- the LOC135943067 gene encoding mucolipin-3-like isoform X3; its protein translation is MNVARTSALMHNSTEEPNRPFSLREGGQPEMRRRSGSWSGANESEEELEAMNLARNNRLLINDSTVTEHGSSVSQAEEKMRRKLRFFFMNPIEKWQAKRRFPFKFIVQLIKIVLVTAQLWWFAKGRYGHINYTWDNRISFSHLFLRDWDPMREVDTYPPATGPMALYKIDEFFDTIDFAALGYANLTNSIGPYFYPTIDNTITPMEFCMRNYKEGIIFGFNESYVFNSEIVESCVNLTFPVNATEFSSAEYLSKKNVSINFSALVSASLNFAIKTVNFRSAGPISPPDCYRFDIEIDFDNSDHDGQMMLSLDAQATRLYCNGVAKYNSDNMVGSVLRTLMNVTVIVICSISLILCSRALIRAQQLKWETVRFFKTTYGKELSSKGKMEFINFWYIMIIANDLLIISGSAIKEEIERKVRQFGGDQWNICSLLLGTGNLLVWFGVLRYLGFFKTYNVLILTLQRAAPRVARFSLCALIIYAGFTFCGWLILGPYHMKFRSLSTTSECLFSLINGDDMFATFSIMSEKSMMLWWFSRIYLYLFIALFIYVVLSLFISLIMDAYETIKCYYQEGFPKSDLMEFVSQCTEPPSSNRFRTDSFTNDLTDLLKWLWCCRR
- the LOC135943067 gene encoding mucolipin-3-like isoform X2, with translation MNVARTSALMHNSTEEPNRPFSLREGGQPEMRRRSGSWSGANESEEELEAMNLARNNRLLINDSTVTEHGSSVSQAEEKMRRKLRFFFMNPIEKWQAKRRFPFKFIVQLIKIVLVTAQLWWFAKGRYGHINYTWDNRISFSHLFLRDWDPMREVDTYPPATGPMALYKIDEFFDTIDFAALGYANLTNSIGPYFYPTIDNTITPMEFCMRNYKEGIIFGFNESYVFNSEIVESCVNLTFPVNATEFSSAEYLSKKNVSINFSALVSASLNFAIKTVNFRSAGPISPPDCYRFDIEIDFDNSDHDGQMMLSLDAQATRLYCNGVAKYNSDNMVGSVLRTLMNVTVIVICSISLILCSRALIRAQQLKWETVRFFKTTYGKELSSKGKMEFINFWYIMIIANDLLIISGSAIKEEIERKQFGGDQWNICSLLLGTGNLLVWFGVLRYLGFFKTYNVLILTLQRAAPRVARFSLCALIIYAGFTFCGWLILGPYHMKFRSLSTTSECLFSLINGDDMFATFSIMSEKSMMLWWFSRIYLYLFIALFIYVVLSLFISLIMDAYETIKCYYQEGFPKSDLMEFVSQCTEPPSSNRFRTDSFTNDLTDLLKWLWCCRRNPVIDGDDEPILQ
- the LOC135943067 gene encoding mucolipin-3-like isoform X1, which codes for MNVARTSALMHNSTEEPNRPFSLREGGQPEMRRRSGSWSGANESEEELEAMNLARNNRLLINDSTVTEHGSSVSQAEEKMRRKLRFFFMNPIEKWQAKRRFPFKFIVQLIKIVLVTAQLWWFAKGRYGHINYTWDNRISFSHLFLRDWDPMREVDTYPPATGPMALYKIDEFFDTIDFAALGYANLTNSIGPYFYPTIDNTITPMEFCMRNYKEGIIFGFNESYVFNSEIVESCVNLTFPVNATEFSSAEYLSKKNVSINFSALVSASLNFAIKTVNFRSAGPISPPDCYRFDIEIDFDNSDHDGQMMLSLDAQATRLYCNGVAKYNSDNMVGSVLRTLMNVTVIVICSISLILCSRALIRAQQLKWETVRFFKTTYGKELSSKGKMEFINFWYIMIIANDLLIISGSAIKEEIERKVRQFGGDQWNICSLLLGTGNLLVWFGVLRYLGFFKTYNVLILTLQRAAPRVARFSLCALIIYAGFTFCGWLILGPYHMKFRSLSTTSECLFSLINGDDMFATFSIMSEKSMMLWWFSRIYLYLFIALFIYVVLSLFISLIMDAYETIKCYYQEGFPKSDLMEFVSQCTEPPSSNRFRTDSFTNDLTDLLKWLWCCRRNPVIDGDDEPILQ
- the LOC135942477 gene encoding ribosomal RNA-processing protein 8 produces the protein MGKNRKRKNAKTVQKTVGKEQKFKVANHKFQNMLKEKTKPAKTKTANKKIEKVQEWVNETKKSELTSKKNEAPTSLRERMMERLHGAHFRFLNEQLYTAEGSKSIKMFTKNPEAFTAYHEGFQQQVQQWEFNPLDLIIANIKKKGSDLVIADFGCGDARLSFSVQNKVHSFDLVAMNENVTVCDMTHTPLPNSSVDIAVFCLSLMGTNLSEFILEANRVLKPGGTLKIAEVESRFDGEKGLNSFIYGVTKHGFKLASKNLTKTYFYFLDFKKTLSIDAKKKLPQLKLKPCMYKRR
- the mRpS28 gene encoding small ribosomal subunit protein bS1m → MAAIAARGFCRVITNRPFFARVAVHRCRSDGANVGQDHEAPTDNKKLSGFAKSFQRQFKTEDEKSVLEPEQVVSFANLLRNSKFVDLGDPKGKVVVGNIYHIVGDDLYIDFGFKFPCVCTRPARNGDAFVRGAKVRLRINELELSSRFLGSNRDMTLLEADCTLLGLVYSPAQSRDSGATAPKTVQ